A window of the Helianthus annuus cultivar XRQ/B chromosome 4, HanXRQr2.0-SUNRISE, whole genome shotgun sequence genome harbors these coding sequences:
- the LOC110937584 gene encoding common plant regulatory factor 1 isoform X1, producing MGSCEEKTCKPEKSSSPPPPPAPEHQQAGVHAYPDWATMQAYYGPRMAVPPYFNSAVASGHAAPPYMWGPPQHMMPPYAAMFPHGGVYPHPGVPIATPMSIDSPAKSSGNSDRGLMKKLKGFDGLAMSIGNGNDDGNSHSGETEGSSEGSDGNTTKGGQINGKRSREDSPNAPAVVGKTEPFSGQLYPTEQNEPSKNVTALTINPYKASDSELKKSPTAMTSAALAVVPSEALVLSERELKRERRKQSNRESARRSRLRKQAEAEELAIKVEALTAENLNLKSEINRLNDTSEKLKLQNAQLMEKVKTAQLEHEPEDPRSNPKGLSLSTANLLSRVDNGSSSSGEGEVYESNNNQKSGAKLRQLLDASPRADAVVAS from the exons ATGGGCAGTTGTGAAGAAAAGACTTGTAAACCCGAAAAATCATcttcacctccacctccacctgcaCCT GAGCATCAGCAGGCCGGTGTACATGCATATCCCGATTGGGCTACCATGCAG GCTTATTATGGGCCTAGGATGGCGGTGCCACCATATTTCAACTCAGCTGTTGCATCTGGTCATGCCGCTCCACCTTACATGTGGGGACCACCACAG CATATGATGCCACCGTATGCTGCAATGTTTCCACATGGAGGTGTTTATCCACATCCTGGAGTTCCTATT GCGACCCCTATGAGCATTGATTCTCCTGCTAAGTCATCAGGGAACTCTGATCGTGGCTTGATGAAGAAACTGAAAGGATTCGATGGGCTGGCAATGTCAATAGGAAACGGCAATGACGATGGAAATTCACACAG TGGGGAGACCGAAGGTTCTAGTGAAGGAAGTGATGGCAATACAACTAAG GGGGGTCAAATTAATGGAAAAAGGAGCCGCGAAGATTCACCTAATGCTC CTGCTGTAGTTGGCAAGACTGAGCCATTCAGCGGTCAATTATATCCTACCGAACAAAACGAACCTTCCAAGAACGTGACCGCACTCACTATAAACCCTTATAAGGCCTccgattctgagctgaagaaatCTCCCACTGCGATGACATCAGCTGCTCTTGCAGTAGTGCCAAGTGAAGCCCTGGTACTG AGCGAGCGAGAACTTAAAAGGGAGAGGAGAAAGCAGTCCAACCGAGAATCTGCCAGGAGGTCTAGATTGAGGAAACAG GCTGAAGCTGAAGAACTTGCAATAAAAGTTGAAGCCCTCACTGCTGAAAATCTTAACCTTAAGTCCGAGATTAACCGGTTGAATGATACATCAGAGAAACTGAAGCTTCAAAATGCACAACTAATG GAAAAAGTTAAAACTGCTCAGCTAGAACACGAGCCCGAAGACCCTAGATCCAACCCGAAGGGTTTGTCTCTTAGCACAGCTAACCTCCTTTCTAGGGTCGACAACGGGTCAAGTTCAAGTGGAGAAGGTGAAGTGTATGAAAGTAACAATAACCAAAAATCCGGTGCAAAACTGCGTCAACTCCTGGACGCTAGCCCACGGGCTGATGCTGTTGTTGCAAGCTAA
- the LOC110937584 gene encoding common plant regulatory factor 1 isoform X2 yields MGSCEEKTCKPEKSSSPPPPPAPEHQQAGVHAYPDWATMQAYYGPRMAVPPYFNSAVASGHAAPPYMWGPPQHMMPPYAAMFPHGGVYPHPGVPIATPMSIDSPAKSSGNSDRGLMKKLKGFDGLAMSIGNGNDDGNSHSGETEGSSEGSDGNTTKGGQINGKRSREDSPNAPAVVGKTEPFSGQLYPTEQNEPSKNVTALTINPYKASDSELKKSPTAMTSAALAVVPSEALSERELKRERRKQSNRESARRSRLRKQAEAEELAIKVEALTAENLNLKSEINRLNDTSEKLKLQNAQLMEKVKTAQLEHEPEDPRSNPKGLSLSTANLLSRVDNGSSSSGEGEVYESNNNQKSGAKLRQLLDASPRADAVVAS; encoded by the exons ATGGGCAGTTGTGAAGAAAAGACTTGTAAACCCGAAAAATCATcttcacctccacctccacctgcaCCT GAGCATCAGCAGGCCGGTGTACATGCATATCCCGATTGGGCTACCATGCAG GCTTATTATGGGCCTAGGATGGCGGTGCCACCATATTTCAACTCAGCTGTTGCATCTGGTCATGCCGCTCCACCTTACATGTGGGGACCACCACAG CATATGATGCCACCGTATGCTGCAATGTTTCCACATGGAGGTGTTTATCCACATCCTGGAGTTCCTATT GCGACCCCTATGAGCATTGATTCTCCTGCTAAGTCATCAGGGAACTCTGATCGTGGCTTGATGAAGAAACTGAAAGGATTCGATGGGCTGGCAATGTCAATAGGAAACGGCAATGACGATGGAAATTCACACAG TGGGGAGACCGAAGGTTCTAGTGAAGGAAGTGATGGCAATACAACTAAG GGGGGTCAAATTAATGGAAAAAGGAGCCGCGAAGATTCACCTAATGCTC CTGCTGTAGTTGGCAAGACTGAGCCATTCAGCGGTCAATTATATCCTACCGAACAAAACGAACCTTCCAAGAACGTGACCGCACTCACTATAAACCCTTATAAGGCCTccgattctgagctgaagaaatCTCCCACTGCGATGACATCAGCTGCTCTTGCAGTAGTGCCAAGTGAAGCCCTG AGCGAGCGAGAACTTAAAAGGGAGAGGAGAAAGCAGTCCAACCGAGAATCTGCCAGGAGGTCTAGATTGAGGAAACAG GCTGAAGCTGAAGAACTTGCAATAAAAGTTGAAGCCCTCACTGCTGAAAATCTTAACCTTAAGTCCGAGATTAACCGGTTGAATGATACATCAGAGAAACTGAAGCTTCAAAATGCACAACTAATG GAAAAAGTTAAAACTGCTCAGCTAGAACACGAGCCCGAAGACCCTAGATCCAACCCGAAGGGTTTGTCTCTTAGCACAGCTAACCTCCTTTCTAGGGTCGACAACGGGTCAAGTTCAAGTGGAGAAGGTGAAGTGTATGAAAGTAACAATAACCAAAAATCCGGTGCAAAACTGCGTCAACTCCTGGACGCTAGCCCACGGGCTGATGCTGTTGTTGCAAGCTAA